GGTGATTTGTATTCACGGTCTGACCGGTAATCTTAAAAACTTTGCTCCGCTCGCAAGAGATCTCGTAAAACAAGGTCTCACCGTAATCACTTACGATCTTCGAGGAAGAGGACAATCTTCCAAACCGGACATTTCCTATTCTCACGCGCTGCACGCGGACGACTTACTAAAGATTGTAGATTTTTTAAAAATCAAAAAGGCAAATCTTCTCGCACATTCTCTTGGTTGTTGGATCTCTTTGGCTTTTGCAAAAAAATATCCGCAAAGAACTGGAAAACTCTGTTTGATCGACGGAGGAGGACAACTTTCTATCCGGAGAAAACTTTCCAATCTTCTCATGATCCAGGAATCCTTGCAGCGTCTGGGCAAAACGTTTTCTTCCAAGGAAGAATATCTCAACTTGGCGAAACAATCTCCTATCTTAAGTTCTTGGAACGAGGATGTTGCAAATTTTCTAATATACGAATTAGAATCGATCGGAGAGGGAAAAAATCCATCTTACAGATGTAATATTCCGGAATACGTCGTCGATTCCGAGTTGGTTCAGATGGGAGGCGCAAGAAATCCGGGAAAGATCTTTACTAATTTTCTAAAACATCCGATCCAGAGCGTTCGTATCTTAAAAAAGAATCGGGTTCTTCCCTATTCTCAAATTTCCGCGCCGGCTCTCGTCATCCGTGCGGGAAAACCAAATTTTAAAAATGGAGACGAACTTCTTCCGGATTCAGCGATCGACACTTTTCAAAAGGCCTGGAAGGATTCCGTCTTTCTCACACTTCCGGATAAGAATCACTACGAAGCCATTCTTCTTCCGGATCTAAAACGGGATGAAACGATCGCTTGGTTTTTTTCCAAGTCTTAATTGCTCAGAGATGAATCGCACCCTCTTCTTCTTTTCCTCGGAGTGAAATCCAAGGAGAAAATTTCCAGATCAAAAAACCAAAGCTCAAAAGAAATAATCCGGCAAGCCATCGGTTCTTTCTTTTTGTATAAAGAAGACTAGACATTCCGGGCGTCGCTATTTCGCCTTTTTTATAAATCATATTCGATTCTTCCGAAATGGATTCGATTCCGATTACGTGAAGAACGGGAACCTTTTTTTCAAGATAGTATTTTAGAATCGAATCCGGCAGTTCCGAAAATTCGCCCGGTTCTCGAACAAGTCCTCTTGGGATTCTTTTTTTACCCAAACTCGTTCCAGTAGAAACGGTTCCCCCGCCGACATTGACGTAGAGAGATACATTCTGTTTTTCATATATTCTAATTCTTTTAAGAAGAGAATCCTCAAAGGAATCGACCGAAAGATAAGGATATCCGTTTTTTTGAATCGAGTTTCGAATCTGTTTTACACCGATTTGGCCGATCCCGATTCCTTGGTCGTCGATCCCACCGGTGGATAACGCGCGAGCCCTTTGCAAAATCAATCCTTCTTGAAACAGAAGATTCTCCAGTTCCGGCCATAAAAAATCGGGGACATTGGCCCCGTATTGTGAAGACGAAACGCTTCCGATCACGATTACCTTCAAACCCATCGCGTCGGCCGCGGAGTAAAATGCAATATTCAAAGCAGGGAAAGATCCTGAAATTCCCGCGGCGATCTCGTCCCCTTTTTTTAAACCCGCTTTTAAAAACTGATCCACAAACCAAACCGCGAAGTCGGGATGAATCGAAACTTGTTTCGAAGAAAGTTTTCCGGAGGAACTCGTTACCGAAGAAAGCTCCAATCCGATCAAGCCGCTTCGGCTCGGATCCAAATCGAAATCCGTTTTTAAACCTCTTTCGTGTTTCACTTCCGCAATCTTTTGAAAACATTGAAAGGCTCTTTCACTCGCCTTCCGTTTGATCTCAAATTCGGACACGGGTTCTACGATGGGAAAAAACTCTACCGATGCCCAACAAAGAATCGAAAAGAAACTCAGAAAAAAAATAAAAAGAGAAGAACGATTTTGCAAAATCCAAACTTTCACGGTGAGCTAAATTCTCCCAAAAGAAGAATGAGAAAAAGCCTTACTAAAGAGGAACAGAGAAAGGTCGCTGAAATCGTACGAAAGATCCCTTGTTTGTCCGCAGAAATCGCGATGAGACCGGGCACGATATGACCAATCCATCTATATTCATAATTTCTTATGGATCCAAAATAGAACCTTTCGATTTCCTGAAGACTCAAAGAAATAAGAATCGAAAGCAAGAGAAGAAAGACGATCTTTCTTTGACCGAAGGATAAAAACGAACCTTCCACGATTTTGTAAATTCCGAACGTCAACAAGGAACTCGCAAATAAAAAGAATAATGTCCCAGGTTGTAAAAGAGAAAGTGCGACGTAACCGGGAACCACCCAACCTCCCGGGTGTAGTCCCGTTTTTTCCCAAAGAAAAAATCCGAGAAGAATTCCGATTCCGATCGAAAGAGTCAAGACTTCCATTCTTCTCCCTCACGACCTCGTTCTAAAATCGAACATTGATTTTGCAACCAGAGCCTTCCTTCCCCTTCGAAGTTTCCGGCGCCGATCCAAATCTGAGAATCGAATCTATTAGAATTCCATTGTATACTTTCGGAAACTTTTTTTCGTATGATCTTGGCCTTCCCTTTGTAAGCCTTGGCAAAGAGTCGATATCCAGGTCCGAAAAAATAAATTTCCCCCAAGTCGGGAATCTCCGAAAAAAAGGAAGCAAACTCGGTCGTTCTTACGGGTCTTTCTTTTTTAGAACTAAAGATAACGTTTACTCTTTGAGACGGATGTGTTTCCTTTACGGAGCTGAATATTTTTTCCCAAGACGTAGTGTCGTTTGCAGCAAACGCAAAGACAAAAGTTTGTTTTGTATCGTTCAAAGAAAACTCTCGGATTACGAGGGCCCCAGGGTCTGGATTCGTCTTGGAAATTCCTTTCAGAATCACGGATTCGTCGATGTGCAGACTTTCGCAGAGAGAAACCGCGATCTCGATATTCTCCAGATGTTCCGGATAACGCAAGGAACTTGCAATTTTTTGAATGGATTCTTTTGAAGTTTTAGGAAGGCCGATTACCGCGTTCGTATTTTTTTGTTTGGCGATCCTTTCCCAATCAAAATCCTTCAAGGATTGTCCATACACAAGCGTTCCGTTTTGAGGAATCGTGTGCAAAAAGCCGTTTCGGATCTCCTCTTCCGAATCCGCAAATTCTCCGTGATCGGGTCTTACGTTTGTGATTACGGTATGAGTCGCTTGGAGAAGAAGGGTTTCCGAATCCTTTTGATACTGAGGTTGCACCGCCATACATTCCACGACGACGGCCTTAGGTTTACGGTTTGCGGCGAAGTCTAAAAAGGACATCTGTTCCGCGATAGAAACCTTATTTCGAAAGATCCGATTCTCACTTCGATCCGGAAACAAAAGACTGGGAGCGGAACCGGTGGTCTTTGCAAATGGATTCCAACCCGCTTCCACAAGAATCGAATGAATCAAACGAGTGACGGAGGACTTTCCCCTGGTTCCGTTTACGTGAATTCGAATCGGAATCTGCATTAAAGAATTTGTATGTTTCCTCTTTTCCAAAACCAGGAATAAAACAAAAATCAAAAAGGAAACAAAAAGAATCGAAATCGAAAAGATCATGTTTGGTCAAGTTTTGGGTTCTAAAGAAATGAGAATCGCCGTGATGTCGTCTTGAATTTTTTGTTTTCCGAGATGGTCCATCAAGGCTTGTAAGATCGCAGGAATCGTTTCTTCCATCGGTTCTTTGAATTTTTTCGCGAGAAGCCTTTGGACCGCGAGTTCGCCAAACTGCTGTTTATCGGAGTTGAATTCTTCGTAAATTCCGTCGGTGAGTAAAAAGAGCCGATCACCTTCCCGATAACTCAGGGAAAATATTCCGTAGGAGTTACTCGGATCTAAACCCAGAAGAGAACCCGTTCTATCCAAGCCCATGACAAGATCCTCGGAAAGAAAAAATTGCGGTGGATGTCCGCCGGAAGAATATACGATCCGCTTTTCGTTTGTATCGATGTCCGCCAGAAAACAGGAAAAGAACATTCCTATGTTTCCGAAATTCTTGCAATATTCGTGATTGAATTCGGTGAGAATTTTTCCCGGATCCAGATCTTTTTTTTTGAGAGATTCTAAAATTCCTTTGAGAGTCATCGTAAGAAGCGCGGCCTGAATCCCGTGTCCGGTCGCGTCGGCTAAAAAAACACGCAAGACCCCGGGTTTGATTTCAAAAAGATCATAAAGATCACCGCCGACTTCCATCATAGGAAGATAAGCTGAATGAACTTGAATTCCGGAAATCGAAGGAATGGCGGAAAGAATTTCGGATTGGAGTCTTTTGGCGAGGCCGAGTTCCTCCTTCATGGATTTATAATATCCCGCGAGCAATCTGGATCTCTGTCTTACCTTTTCTTCGAGCCTTTCCAGGAGTTCTTCTTTTTCCCGGTCCATTTTTTTTAGGGTCTGATTGGCTCTTTTGAGCTCTATTAGAATTCTATGTTTTTCTGATATATCACGGATGATGATATGATATTGATAAGAATCCTCCGGTCCCGTGACCGATACGGAAACTTCCGAGATCAGAATCGATTTGTCTTTTCGGATCAATCGAATCGGCCCAAAAGGTTTTCTTCTTTTTTTGTCCGGGAGTTTGGCTACGTTTTTAAGAATTCTATAGAATCGATTTCGAATCCGAAGAGGAAACTGATGTTCGATCGTCTTGCCCATGAGCTCCGAAGCCAAAAAGCCGGACATATTCTCCGCCGCAGGATTGATCAAAAAAATTCGGAAGTCTTTGTCTAAGGAAACGATCGCGTCGATCGCGGAGTGAAATAGCTGTGAATAGCGTTCCTCGGGGTCGTAACTTTTCTGTTCGAAACTCGTGGAACCTGTCATAGCGTGTCGGAAGAGAGTCTATTAGGATGAAACCTTCTTATCGTAAAGTCAAGGATCTTTCAGAAAGATTCAGGAAGATCCACGTAAAAGCGGGTGAAACCTTTCTCGGATTGAAAGGAGAGTTCTCCTCCCATTTCTCGGACCAGGTTATAAGAAACAGTAAGTCCGAGCCCCGTGCCCTTTCCGATCGCTTTTGTTGTGTAGAACGGATCGAAAAGTTTATGTCTGTTTTCTTCCGCAATCCCGATTCCGGAATCTTCTACGATCGTTCTTACAAACTTTCTGCCTTCTTTTTGAATCGAAGTCCAGGAAACTCTAAGAATTCTTGGCTGCATCGGATCCGAATTGCTTTCGATCGCGTCTTTTGCGTTAGTAAGAAGATTGAGATAAACCTGTCTGAGTCTTCCCGCAGAACAAACCGCATAAACAGGAACTCCCAAATCCGGAACCACCGTTTCAATTTCCGATTTTCGAAAGACATTCTTCAAAAGACCGTAAGTGCAACAGAAGATGGAAGTGAGATCGTGGATCTTGACTTCTTCTTTTTCTAAACGTGTAAAGGTAAGCATATCCCGAACGATCTCGGAGATCCGATTGCTTTCTTGCAAAATGATTCCGGCGTATTTACGAAGCGGATTTCCGTTTTCAATCCCATTGAAAACCATTTCGGCGTAGTTGATCACGCCCATCAGAGGATTGTTGATCTCGTGAGCGACTCCCGCAGAAAGAGTTCCGATCGCTTCCAATTTCTGTCTTTGCACCCAAGAATCGGTCGGCTTTTCTAAACCGGTAACTGCGTTTTCTAAAAAATGACTCTGAGAATCGGATCCGGCGATCGCAAAGGGAGACGGTTCTAAGTAGGCAAAGATCTGGAGATCTTCCAGATCGAATGCAAAGGAAACTGAATATTCTTTTTGAGAACCGTCTTTGACGAGAATCAGAATTTCGTAACTCGGAATGTTTTCTAAATGTTTGAGATCGGGCCAAAGAGAAGGATCTGAAAAATCAGGAATTCGACTTTTGAATTCGCAGATGGAGATCCAGTTCTGGCTGTCTTCTAACGCGGATTTAGAATAACCGGAGGCCTTACAAAAGGCTGAATTTGCTTTTTTGATCTGAAAGGATGGCTCTAAGACACAGGCCGGTACCGGGGAAAGTTCAAAGAAGTTATATGACATCCGGTTCTAAGCGATCACAGTTTGGAAAAGCCCCCCCATTCTATGAAGAATTAGAACCGGAAATAGATCAGAATCTAACGTTAGAACCCGGTAAAATGTGTTTCAAAACGATAGAAACTTCAGTACACTTTTAATAATTCGACTTCAAATACGAGAGTGGAATTGGGAGGAATTGCGGCGCCCGCTCCTCTGGATCCGTATCCCAACTCGGGTGGAATCGTAAGTTTACGAATTCCGCCTTCTTTCATTCCTCTTACGCCTCGATCCCATCCTTTGATGACTTCGCCCGCGCCTAAATTGAAAGTAAACGGAGCTCTACGATCTCTCGAGCTATCAAACTTTTTCCCGTTCGTAAGAGTTCCCACATAGTGAACCGTAACGTTCGATCCGGAGAAGGCTTCTTTTCCGGTTCCAACGCGAATGTCCTTGATGATCAGATCTTCCGCGAATGCGGGAGCAAACGACAGAACCAAAAAGCTAACGATAACACTCAAACGAATCAATTTCATTTTCCTCTCCCTCCGGTTCTTCTGACCCCGGCCCCTGAAAATCCCCCTGCTTTCGACTGACTTCCATGAACCTTACCGGAACTGGAGAGTCCTTTGAGGGATTGTTTTCTTTCAAATTCTTTCTTCAATTCTTCGGAATCTACGACGGCGATCTGTTTGCCAGCGATCTCTTTTTTATTCAACGCCGCGATTGCTTTTTCTCCGGCGGAATCTTCCATCTCCACAGATCCATAGGATAAAGAACGACCTGTGGTTTTGTCTTTTTTAATATTTACGTCCTGAACCGTTCCAAACTCCGAAAAAATCTTTTTCAGCTCGTCTTCGGTAAGTTCCTGGGGCAAATTTCCTACTGATATCTTCATGATTTTTCCTTCTGAGGAATCAATTTGCAAAATCCAATTCTATTGAAAACCAAATTCCAAAATTAGAATGCACAAAACTCTTCGATTCCGAACAAGATTCGAAGCAAAATATTTCCTTTTCGATACGAAAATCCGGGGAAAGAAGAAGGAATCATTTTTGTCTTGGAAGCAGATCGGAAACGGGAATTCTGGAGAGCAATGGCCGATTTTTTTCAACTCAATCCCGGTGAAATTCTTACCTTAGTAGAAAAGGCAGGGTACGAGCCTTCCGGTCATTGTATGGCTCTGAACAGTTTGGAGAATCGAGTCTTCGACCTTCGTTTGGAAGACGGAACTCATATCATTTCCAAATTCTACAGACCCGGAAGATGGACTCGGGAACAGATTTTGGAAGAACATCAATTTCTTCTGGATCTGAGAGAAGAAGAAATTCCGGTCTGCGCGCCCCTTTTGTTTCCGGATGGAAACAGCCTCGCGTCCTTTCAAGATGAAATCTTTTATTCTTTCTGGCCTCGGGTCGGAGGAAGATCACCGGACGAGCTGACGCCGGAAAATCTTAGAATTCTCGGAAGGCTCCTAGGGAGAATCCACAACGTAGGCCAGTCCAAAATTCTAAAACATAGAATCACTCTTGATTCCAAAACCTATGGAACCAATCCTTTGGAAGTTCTGATTCAAGGGGATTGGATTCCTTCCAGTTGTAGAAAAGAATATCAAGAAACCGCTCTGCGGATCTTCGATCTTTTCCAAGAAAAAATCGTTTCGGTTCCGATGCATAGAATTCACGGAGATTGTCATAAGGGAAATCTTCTGAACGGAAAGGAAGGTTGGTTCTTTGTGGACTTCGACGATTCTCTGAACGGGCCCGCCGTTCAGGATTTTTGGATGCTTCTTTCCCGGGGACAAGAAGGAATCGAAGAAAGAGAACATCTCATTTCCGGTTATCGGGAATTTCGAGACTTCGACGATCGTTGGTTGGATTTGATCGAAATTTTGAGGGCGATGCGGTTTATCCACTACTCTTCTTGGATTTCCACACGATTTGAAACCGATCCTTCCTTTCCCACGGCTTTTCCGCACTTTGTCGGAAATGAATACTGGGAAAAAGAAACCCTCGAACTCAAAGAACAATACAAACTCGTCTTAGGTTCCTTAGGTGATAAACATTTCTTTTCGGTTACAGAGTCCCTTCCTCCCGAAGAAGAACTGACCAACAAGGATTTTTTTTGGGACTTGGAAGATTAACCGATTGCTTTTGTAACAGAAAAGTAATAATCACAATTGGGTCCGAGACAAAATTTCAGTTGTCCGACTTCCCCTATAGAAAAGACTCAAAAGAACTCGATATTCAAGATACTAAAGCGAAAACTGTAGATTCTACTAAACAATAAACGGAAGCGTTTCATGGACTTTTTCCTCATCATCGTAATCCTCATGGCCATCCTCGGAATCGGCGACCTTTTAGTCGGAGTTTCGAACGACGCCGTAAACTTCACCAACTCGGCGGTCGGTTCCAAGGCCTCATCAAAAAGAATCATTCTGGTAGTTGCCGGAATCGGGATCATCTTGGGCGCACTTTCTTCCAGCGGAATGATGGAAGTGGCAAGAAAAGGAATCTTTCATCCGGGCGGCTTTGCACTCCAAGATCTCATGTTCTTATTCTTAGCAGTGATGCTGACGGATATCGTTCTTTTGGATCTTTACAACACTCTGGGACTTCCGACTTCTACGACCGTGTCTCTTGTGTTCGAACTCTTGGGAGCGGCCCTTGCCATCGCATTCTTAAAAACCGGAACCTTAAACGGGGCCTTCCAGATCATCAACTCGGAAAGCGCGTTGAAAATCATCTTCGGGATCGTGACGAGCGTAATCGTCGCCTTCTTTTCGGGGATGATTTTACAGTTTTTCTTTCGATTTATTTTCTCCTTCGATTTGAAAAGATCGATGAAATACTTCGGAGGAATTTTCGGAGGTCTTTCGGTTACGACCGTGATCTTTTTCACCCTTTTGACCGCGATGAAAGGTTCGGCTCTGATCACTCCGGAGATGAGCAAATTCTTAAATGAGAATTTTACAAACATCCTTTTGATCAGCTTCGCTGGATTTTCGATCTTCTTTCAAATCCTAGTATTATTAGAATGGAATATTCTAAAATTCTTAGTTTTGGTCGGAACCGGTTCCCTCGCGATGGCGTTTGCGAGCAACGACTTGGTAAACTTCATCGGAGTTCCGCTCGCAAGTTTTACAACCTGGACTTTGATCCAACAAGGCGGAGATCCGAGCGCTCTGGCAACCGGTCTCGCCGGAAACGTAGCGACTCCGAGCTTTATTCTTTTGGGCGCGGCCTGTGTGATGCTCTTCCCTCTCTGGTTTTCGAGAAAGGCTGAATCCGTTACTCAGACGGAAGTCACTCTGGGTTCTCAAGGGGAAACCTTAGAGGCGTTTAACACGAGTTTAGTGGCTCGCGTCTTTGTTCAAATCGCTCTGGGAATTTATCTTCCGATCAAAGCGATTCTTCCTGCGAGCGTAAGAAACTTTATCGGGAAACGTTTTGAAAATAGAAACACATTAGAAATCGTGAAAGTTCATGAAACGGAAGCATTCGACTTGCTCCGAGCTTCTGTGAACATCCAGATTTCGAGCGCATTGATTCTAATCGGAACTCTCTACAAACTTCCGCTTTCAACGACATTCGTAACCTTTATGGTTGCGATGGGAACTTCGTTGACGGACGGAGCTTGGAACAAAGAGAATTCGGTAAATCGTGTGAGCGGAGTTTTGACCGTCGTAGGCGGTTGGTTCTTTACTGCGATTATCGCCTCGACCACTGCGGGAATCATCGGTTCCATTCTTTATATATTCGGTTTTTCTTCGGTCTTTGTTCTTGTGATCGTTGCGGGTCTTTTGATTTTTCTTTTTGGAAGAATTCATAAAAAACGCCAAGACACATACGACGAGAATCTTGAAAAACTGATCACTCTCAAAAAACATCCTGAGAGAGCTCTTTCCAGAACGATTTCTTCGATGCTCGCGAGCTTGAGCGTTGCGAGAAAAGCGCTCAACAACGCTTGTGCGGGTTATGTAAACGGTAAGAAAAAGAATTTCAGACAGA
This is a stretch of genomic DNA from Leptospira tipperaryensis. It encodes these proteins:
- a CDS encoding serine/threonine protein kinase, whose amino-acid sequence is MADFFQLNPGEILTLVEKAGYEPSGHCMALNSLENRVFDLRLEDGTHIISKFYRPGRWTREQILEEHQFLLDLREEEIPVCAPLLFPDGNSLASFQDEIFYSFWPRVGGRSPDELTPENLRILGRLLGRIHNVGQSKILKHRITLDSKTYGTNPLEVLIQGDWIPSSCRKEYQETALRIFDLFQEKIVSVPMHRIHGDCHKGNLLNGKEGWFFVDFDDSLNGPAVQDFWMLLSRGQEGIEEREHLISGYREFRDFDDRWLDLIEILRAMRFIHYSSWISTRFETDPSFPTAFPHFVGNEYWEKETLELKEQYKLVLGSLGDKHFFSVTESLPPEEELTNKDFFWDLED
- the pgsC gene encoding poly-gamma-glutamate biosynthesis protein PgsC, whose product is MEVLTLSIGIGILLGFFLWEKTGLHPGGWVVPGYVALSLLQPGTLFFLFASSLLTFGIYKIVEGSFLSFGQRKIVFLLLLSILISLSLQEIERFYFGSIRNYEYRWIGHIVPGLIAISADKQGIFRTISATFLCSSLVRLFLILLLGEFSSP
- a CDS encoding alpha/beta hydrolase, giving the protein MKNRNLSSDKKYISKRLQIPIGDSQVIAAEVYGPFPLLKNSPAPVICIHGLTGNLKNFAPLARDLVKQGLTVITYDLRGRGQSSKPDISYSHALHADDLLKIVDFLKIKKANLLAHSLGCWISLAFAKKYPQRTGKLCLIDGGGQLSIRRKLSNLLMIQESLQRLGKTFSSKEEYLNLAKQSPILSSWNEDVANFLIYELESIGEGKNPSYRCNIPEYVVDSELVQMGGARNPGKIFTNFLKHPIQSVRILKKNRVLPYSQISAPALVIRAGKPNFKNGDELLPDSAIDTFQKAWKDSVFLTLPDKNHYEAILLPDLKRDETIAWFFSKS
- a CDS encoding sensor histidine kinase; this translates as MSYNFFELSPVPACVLEPSFQIKKANSAFCKASGYSKSALEDSQNWISICEFKSRIPDFSDPSLWPDLKHLENIPSYEILILVKDGSQKEYSVSFAFDLEDLQIFAYLEPSPFAIAGSDSQSHFLENAVTGLEKPTDSWVQRQKLEAIGTLSAGVAHEINNPLMGVINYAEMVFNGIENGNPLRKYAGIILQESNRISEIVRDMLTFTRLEKEEVKIHDLTSIFCCTYGLLKNVFRKSEIETVVPDLGVPVYAVCSAGRLRQVYLNLLTNAKDAIESNSDPMQPRILRVSWTSIQKEGRKFVRTIVEDSGIGIAEENRHKLFDPFYTTKAIGKGTGLGLTVSYNLVREMGGELSFQSEKGFTRFYVDLPESF
- the pgsB gene encoding poly-gamma-glutamate synthase PgsB; this encodes MIFSISILFVSFLIFVLFLVLEKRKHTNSLMQIPIRIHVNGTRGKSSVTRLIHSILVEAGWNPFAKTTGSAPSLLFPDRSENRIFRNKVSIAEQMSFLDFAANRKPKAVVVECMAVQPQYQKDSETLLLQATHTVITNVRPDHGEFADSEEEIRNGFLHTIPQNGTLVYGQSLKDFDWERIAKQKNTNAVIGLPKTSKESIQKIASSLRYPEHLENIEIAVSLCESLHIDESVILKGISKTNPDPGALVIREFSLNDTKQTFVFAFAANDTTSWEKIFSSVKETHPSQRVNVIFSSKKERPVRTTEFASFFSEIPDLGEIYFFGPGYRLFAKAYKGKAKIIRKKVSESIQWNSNRFDSQIWIGAGNFEGEGRLWLQNQCSILERGREGEEWKS
- a CDS encoding FKBP-type peptidyl-prolyl cis-trans isomerase produces the protein MKLIRLSVIVSFLVLSFAPAFAEDLIIKDIRVGTGKEAFSGSNVTVHYVGTLTNGKKFDSSRDRRAPFTFNLGAGEVIKGWDRGVRGMKEGGIRKLTIPPELGYGSRGAGAAIPPNSTLVFEVELLKVY
- a CDS encoding SpoIIE family protein phosphatase; its protein translation is MTGSTSFEQKSYDPEERYSQLFHSAIDAIVSLDKDFRIFLINPAAENMSGFLASELMGKTIEHQFPLRIRNRFYRILKNVAKLPDKKRRKPFGPIRLIRKDKSILISEVSVSVTGPEDSYQYHIIIRDISEKHRILIELKRANQTLKKMDREKEELLERLEEKVRQRSRLLAGYYKSMKEELGLAKRLQSEILSAIPSISGIQVHSAYLPMMEVGGDLYDLFEIKPGVLRVFLADATGHGIQAALLTMTLKGILESLKKKDLDPGKILTEFNHEYCKNFGNIGMFFSCFLADIDTNEKRIVYSSGGHPPQFFLSEDLVMGLDRTGSLLGLDPSNSYGIFSLSYREGDRLFLLTDGIYEEFNSDKQQFGELAVQRLLAKKFKEPMEETIPAILQALMDHLGKQKIQDDITAILISLEPKT
- the pgsW gene encoding poly-gamma-glutamate system protein, with the translated sequence MKVWILQNRSSLFIFFLSFFSILCWASVEFFPIVEPVSEFEIKRKASERAFQCFQKIAEVKHERGLKTDFDLDPSRSGLIGLELSSVTSSSGKLSSKQVSIHPDFAVWFVDQFLKAGLKKGDEIAAGISGSFPALNIAFYSAADAMGLKVIVIGSVSSSQYGANVPDFLWPELENLLFQEGLILQRARALSTGGIDDQGIGIGQIGVKQIRNSIQKNGYPYLSVDSFEDSLLKRIRIYEKQNVSLYVNVGGGTVSTGTSLGKKRIPRGLVREPGEFSELPDSILKYYLEKKVPVLHVIGIESISEESNMIYKKGEIATPGMSSLLYTKRKNRWLAGLFLLSFGFLIWKFSPWISLRGKEEEGAIHL
- a CDS encoding RNA recognition motif domain-containing protein, producing the protein MQIDSSEGKIMKISVGNLPQELTEDELKKIFSEFGTVQDVNIKKDKTTGRSLSYGSVEMEDSAGEKAIAALNKKEIAGKQIAVVDSEELKKEFERKQSLKGLSSSGKVHGSQSKAGGFSGAGVRRTGGRGK
- a CDS encoding inorganic phosphate transporter, whose product is MDFFLIIVILMAILGIGDLLVGVSNDAVNFTNSAVGSKASSKRIILVVAGIGIILGALSSSGMMEVARKGIFHPGGFALQDLMFLFLAVMLTDIVLLDLYNTLGLPTSTTVSLVFELLGAALAIAFLKTGTLNGAFQIINSESALKIIFGIVTSVIVAFFSGMILQFFFRFIFSFDLKRSMKYFGGIFGGLSVTTVIFFTLLTAMKGSALITPEMSKFLNENFTNILLISFAGFSIFFQILVLLEWNILKFLVLVGTGSLAMAFASNDLVNFIGVPLASFTTWTLIQQGGDPSALATGLAGNVATPSFILLGAACVMLFPLWFSRKAESVTQTEVTLGSQGETLEAFNTSLVARVFVQIALGIYLPIKAILPASVRNFIGKRFENRNTLEIVKVHETEAFDLLRASVNIQISSALILIGTLYKLPLSTTFVTFMVAMGTSLTDGAWNKENSVNRVSGVLTVVGGWFFTAIIASTTAGIIGSILYIFGFSSVFVLVIVAGLLIFLFGRIHKKRQDTYDENLEKLITLKKHPERALSRTISSMLASLSVARKALNNACAGYVNGKKKNFRQTQKLLKDLKKMRENSLSSFLSIANKHLEEEDLASIHPITDSINHLDRITESIWNILRTSSNGINSFHEVSKDEKEEVKELRKQATNLMELLADSDKFPDLLEKAKSEKKTKNLEKAKQNIYKSQMKRIKKGDSKLKSSVSYFVIIDELIDINENLLSLAEQLSVAIPWAEKKKLELQGKSILASKAEEKKKKK